One Oncorhynchus kisutch isolate 150728-3 linkage group LG11, Okis_V2, whole genome shotgun sequence genomic region harbors:
- the LOC109899796 gene encoding 40S ribosomal protein S24 isoform X2, with translation MNDTVTVRTRKFMTNRLLQRKQMVVDVLHPGKATVPKTEIREKLAKMYKTTPDVVFVFGFRTQFGGGKTTGFAMVYDSLDYAKKNEPKHRLARHGLYEKKKSSRKQRKERKNRMKKVRGTKKASVGAAGKKKK, from the exons AACGACACAGTGACAGTCAGAACCCGGAAGTTCATGACAAACCGGCTGCTTCAGAGGAAGCAAATG GTTGTCGATGTCCTCCATCCGGGCAAAGCCACAGTCCCCAAGACTGAGATCCGGGAGAAGCTGGCCAAAATGTACAAGACCACCCCTGACGTGGTGTTCGTCTTCGGCTTCAGGACCCAGTTTGGTGGCGGCAAGACGACGGGCTTCGCCATGGTCTACGACTCTCTCGACTACGCTAAGAAAAACGAGCCCAAGCACAGACTGGCCAGG CACGGTCTCTATGAGAAGAAGAAGTCCTCCAGAAAACAGCGCAAGGAACGCAAGAACAGAATGAAGAAAGTACGAGGCACCAAGAAAGCCAGTGTGGGCGCTGCTGGCAAAAAG AAG aaatga
- the LOC109899796 gene encoding 40S ribosomal protein S24 isoform X1, whose translation MNDTVTVRTRKFMTNRLLQRKQMVVDVLHPGKATVPKTEIREKLAKMYKTTPDVVFVFGFRTQFGGGKTTGFAMVYDSLDYAKKNEPKHRLARHGLYEKKKSSRKQRKERKNRMKKVRGTKKASVGAAGKKEMRCLLQ comes from the exons AACGACACAGTGACAGTCAGAACCCGGAAGTTCATGACAAACCGGCTGCTTCAGAGGAAGCAAATG GTTGTCGATGTCCTCCATCCGGGCAAAGCCACAGTCCCCAAGACTGAGATCCGGGAGAAGCTGGCCAAAATGTACAAGACCACCCCTGACGTGGTGTTCGTCTTCGGCTTCAGGACCCAGTTTGGTGGCGGCAAGACGACGGGCTTCGCCATGGTCTACGACTCTCTCGACTACGCTAAGAAAAACGAGCCCAAGCACAGACTGGCCAGG CACGGTCTCTATGAGAAGAAGAAGTCCTCCAGAAAACAGCGCAAGGAACGCAAGAACAGAATGAAGAAAGTACGAGGCACCAAGAAAGCCAGTGTGGGCGCTGCTGGCAAAAA agaaatgagGTGTCTGTTACAG TGA
- the LOC109899796 gene encoding 40S ribosomal protein S24 isoform X3 produces the protein MNDTVTVRTRKFMTNRLLQRKQMVVDVLHPGKATVPKTEIREKLAKMYKTTPDVVFVFGFRTQFGGGKTTGFAMVYDSLDYAKKNEPKHRLARHGLYEKKKSSRKQRKERKNRMKKVRGTKKASVGAAGKK, from the exons AACGACACAGTGACAGTCAGAACCCGGAAGTTCATGACAAACCGGCTGCTTCAGAGGAAGCAAATG GTTGTCGATGTCCTCCATCCGGGCAAAGCCACAGTCCCCAAGACTGAGATCCGGGAGAAGCTGGCCAAAATGTACAAGACCACCCCTGACGTGGTGTTCGTCTTCGGCTTCAGGACCCAGTTTGGTGGCGGCAAGACGACGGGCTTCGCCATGGTCTACGACTCTCTCGACTACGCTAAGAAAAACGAGCCCAAGCACAGACTGGCCAGG CACGGTCTCTATGAGAAGAAGAAGTCCTCCAGAAAACAGCGCAAGGAACGCAAGAACAGAATGAAGAAAGTACGAGGCACCAAGAAAGCCAGTGTGGGCGCTGCTGGCAAAAAG TGA